From the Fimbriimonadaceae bacterium genome, one window contains:
- a CDS encoding outer membrane lipoprotein-sorting protein, with translation MTTALTAAVSLILGQSHSIYDYVQPNLKDVSFTAKVGDANQKELAKINEDFAKSYRIKSTLVRLKEPMKLRVESELDPDNKIVMVLNGATQSYRYPRAGLGGKQNLSRSPGKRQTFLDFGLLTPGLFKDFYVPHFVRMDRDSGLAVFDLTFPKALDDTSRQRVFIDPSKHYIVKREWYAQEGNLRAVFHYDKPVQSGGVWIPTKTTVYNAERKVAGVTNYSGVRANSGLSEDLFRIG, from the coding sequence ATGACGACCGCATTGACCGCCGCAGTCAGCCTCATCCTGGGACAGAGCCACTCGATCTACGACTACGTCCAGCCCAACCTGAAGGACGTTTCTTTCACCGCCAAGGTCGGCGACGCGAACCAAAAGGAGCTTGCTAAGATCAACGAGGACTTTGCCAAGTCTTATCGGATCAAGTCGACCCTCGTCCGCCTGAAAGAGCCGATGAAGCTGCGGGTCGAATCGGAGCTAGACCCTGACAACAAGATCGTCATGGTGCTGAACGGCGCCACGCAGTCGTACCGCTACCCGCGGGCCGGGCTGGGGGGCAAGCAAAACTTGTCGCGGTCGCCCGGTAAACGGCAGACGTTCCTGGACTTCGGCCTCCTGACGCCCGGTTTGTTCAAGGACTTCTATGTCCCGCACTTCGTGAGGATGGACCGGGATTCTGGGCTCGCCGTCTTTGACCTGACATTCCCGAAGGCCCTCGACGACACGTCGCGCCAGCGTGTCTTCATCGACCCGTCGAAGCATTACATTGTCAAGAGGGAGTGGTACGCCCAAGAAGGCAACCTCCGGGCCGTCTTCCACTATGACAAGCCGGTGCAGTCTGGTGGCGTGTGGATACCCACCAAGACCACGGTCTACAACGCCGAGCGTAAGGTGGCGGGAGTGACCAACTATTCCGGCGTCAGGGCCAACAGCGGGTTGAGCGAAGACCTGTTCCGCATCGGCTGA